A window from Aquiluna borgnonia encodes these proteins:
- a CDS encoding C40 family peptidase: MRKSRQLVIAALAGAGLVFTSMTLGPAWAVPDYPSAAEVAAAKRNVEEKKKMITRIEGILDELQTEADALERVALQKNEQYNQAKQAVNEMAAKVEGLQEKVTQAGAEAEAAKTQLGQIIARMYRQGTSGNTTLEIFFNPENSDELLYQLGASDVVAQRTQAIYQQSLAKQADAEALAAELASAQDELEDRRAAAEKLYREAKAAADAVIAKVAESESQRADMMSQLATLKDTASDLERQRREGLEAERRQALVKTAPTAPELYTVGAPDSAKVEQALAFASAQLGERYVLGGAGPSVWDCSGITMKSYAAAGVYIGWHSATAQFNLMAAEKKLVPFQDAQRGDLIWWTTSSNFSGDKYHTAIYLGDGMMLEAPNPARTVRIVPVRYGELFPYAARPTANSN; encoded by the coding sequence ATGCGGAAATCCAGGCAATTAGTGATTGCGGCGCTCGCTGGCGCCGGACTGGTTTTCACTTCGATGACTCTCGGACCGGCATGGGCTGTCCCGGATTACCCTTCGGCCGCAGAGGTTGCCGCCGCAAAGCGAAACGTCGAAGAAAAGAAAAAGATGATCACCCGCATCGAGGGCATTCTGGATGAACTTCAGACTGAGGCGGATGCCCTGGAGCGAGTTGCACTGCAGAAAAACGAGCAGTACAACCAGGCCAAGCAGGCGGTAAACGAGATGGCAGCCAAGGTTGAGGGCCTGCAGGAAAAAGTTACCCAGGCTGGGGCCGAGGCCGAGGCCGCCAAGACTCAGCTGGGTCAAATCATCGCTCGCATGTATCGCCAGGGAACTAGCGGCAACACCACCCTCGAGATCTTTTTCAACCCCGAGAATTCAGATGAGCTGCTCTATCAACTCGGGGCTAGCGATGTGGTTGCCCAGCGCACCCAGGCTATTTATCAGCAGTCACTTGCTAAGCAAGCCGATGCAGAAGCGTTGGCGGCCGAGTTGGCCAGCGCCCAAGACGAGCTAGAAGACCGCAGGGCAGCGGCAGAAAAACTTTATAGAGAGGCCAAGGCGGCGGCAGATGCAGTGATCGCCAAGGTTGCCGAATCCGAGTCGCAGCGCGCGGACATGATGAGCCAACTGGCAACTCTTAAAGACACCGCGAGTGATCTGGAGCGGCAGCGCCGCGAAGGCCTCGAAGCGGAGCGTCGCCAAGCCCTAGTGAAAACCGCCCCTACAGCACCGGAGCTCTACACCGTGGGAGCTCCCGACTCCGCAAAGGTCGAGCAGGCGCTGGCATTTGCCTCCGCGCAGTTGGGAGAGCGCTACGTGCTGGGTGGTGCTGGGCCAAGTGTTTGGGACTGCTCGGGCATCACGATGAAAAGTTATGCGGCTGCCGGGGTTTACATCGGCTGGCACTCTGCCACGGCACAGTTCAACCTGATGGCTGCTGAGAAGAAATTGGTGCCGTTCCAAGACGCTCAGCGCGGTGATCTAATTTGGTGGACCACTTCTTCGAACTTCTCCGGAGACAAGTACCACACGGCTATTTACCTCGGTGATGGAATGATGCTCGAAGCCCCAAACCCAGCGAGGACCGTGCGGATCGTGCCGGTTCGCTACGGTGAGCTTTTCCCATACGCAGCTAGGCCAACCGCCAACAGCAACTAG
- a CDS encoding FluC/FEX family fluoride channel, which yields MAHNRILFGYVFLGGVLGTMLRYLLFELIATLAEYPTYELIALFVVNLLGAFFLGVTARYPYFQLETCRNLWGIGFAGAFTTMSAVTLFIDFEGFGIEIALMLLLGFLLYWAGFTIGRRAAKRAN from the coding sequence ATGGCTCACAATCGAATATTGTTCGGCTACGTCTTTCTGGGGGGCGTGCTGGGGACAATGTTGCGCTACCTACTTTTTGAACTAATTGCGACCCTGGCCGAGTATCCAACCTATGAACTGATAGCGCTATTTGTTGTCAACCTGCTCGGTGCCTTTTTCCTAGGGGTAACGGCCCGCTACCCATACTTCCAACTTGAAACCTGCCGCAACCTTTGGGGGATTGGTTTCGCCGGGGCCTTCACAACCATGAGCGCCGTGACACTATTCATTGATTTTGAAGGCTTTGGCATTGAGATCGCCCTGATGCTCTTGCTGGGTTTCCTGCTCTACTGGGCTGGATTCACGATTGGCCGTCGGGCGGCAAAGCGGGCCAACTAA
- a CDS encoding TipAS antibiotic-recognition domain-containing protein: MNDQSFTAGNYYQNNYTKEQNSQFAVEFDSITKQMVQHLDAGLGYSSSEMQQAVQRHYDFCLKFWTPSKESYKSLAMSYILPTEYRDSYESYREGLGKYIYDAVCHFADSRLS, translated from the coding sequence GTGAATGATCAAAGTTTCACTGCCGGAAACTACTACCAGAACAACTACACCAAAGAGCAAAACAGCCAGTTTGCGGTGGAGTTCGATTCCATCACCAAGCAGATGGTGCAGCACCTCGATGCAGGCCTTGGCTACTCCAGTTCAGAGATGCAGCAGGCGGTTCAGCGCCACTACGACTTTTGCCTAAAGTTTTGGACTCCCAGCAAAGAGAGCTACAAGTCCCTGGCCATGAGTTACATTCTGCCAACCGAATACCGGGACAGTTACGAGAGCTATCGCGAAGGCTTAGGCAAATACATCTACGATGCGGTTTGCCACTTCGCCGACTCTAGGCTGTCTTAG
- a CDS encoding inorganic diphosphatase, with protein sequence MSYDVVIEIPKGSRNKYEVDHETGRVYLDRVLFTGFVYPTDYGFFENTLGGDGDPLDALVLLEYPLFPGVGVKVRPVGMLVMEDDGGVDEKVLCVPHKDPRWGHIQDLGDVSAQVKNEIEHFFSHYKDLEPGKWVKIQGWKDKAAAEEVIAAAYANYKH encoded by the coding sequence GTGTCTTACGACGTAGTTATTGAGATTCCAAAGGGATCCCGCAACAAATATGAGGTTGACCACGAGACCGGACGGGTCTATTTGGACCGTGTGCTGTTCACCGGATTCGTTTACCCAACCGACTACGGCTTCTTTGAGAACACCCTTGGTGGCGATGGCGACCCACTGGATGCACTGGTTTTGCTTGAGTACCCACTGTTCCCCGGTGTCGGAGTGAAAGTTCGCCCGGTAGGCATGCTTGTCATGGAGGATGACGGTGGAGTAGACGAGAAGGTGCTCTGCGTCCCTCACAAGGATCCACGCTGGGGCCACATCCAAGACCTAGGCGATGTTTCTGCGCAGGTCAAGAACGAAATTGAACACTTCTTCTCGCACTACAAAGACCTCGAGCCCGGTAAGTGGGTCAAGATTCAGGGCTGGAAGGACAAGGCAGCCGCCGAAGAGGTAATCGCCGCCGCCTACGCAAACTACAAGCACTAG
- a CDS encoding fluoride efflux transporter FluC, producing MDLNSLLVFILIGIAGGIGSVLRAWITQWRGFLPYGLISTNSVAAGLVGWWLAGPTLTADYSAVITVGLAGGLSTFSTLAKDSFDFYHRGRIFQAILTMVTNLIIPLAVMMLATQLR from the coding sequence ATGGATCTGAACTCACTGCTAGTTTTTATCCTGATCGGCATCGCAGGCGGTATCGGCTCAGTGCTGCGCGCTTGGATAACTCAGTGGCGGGGGTTTTTGCCCTACGGCCTGATCTCAACAAACTCGGTGGCAGCGGGACTGGTTGGCTGGTGGCTGGCTGGCCCAACCCTAACTGCCGACTACTCTGCCGTAATCACGGTCGGCCTGGCCGGAGGTCTATCGACCTTCTCCACGCTGGCCAAAGATAGTTTTGATTTTTACCACCGAGGCCGGATCTTTCAGGCGATTCTCACCATGGTCACGAACCTGATTATTCCCCTGGCTGTGATGATGCTCGCCACGCAGTTGCGCTAG
- a CDS encoding EamA family transporter, whose amino-acid sequence MTIIFGLLSAFSYGYADFVGALAAKRVRAISVTTISFSFGLLIALVLSIPIGANYSPAAISTGIYAGVASGIAISCLYAALALGPISIVSPLTAVISAVIPVLFDLATGTQLGPYSILAIVLVLIAVVLVAFVPGPDVRLPSLRAMVFSVGSGLGFAGIFVFLDSAPSDSGLSTLVVMRVVGIALMLLGLSYLFFTSKPAHFLEPQLFSKSLVWLVLLAGSGDVLGNVAFLVATRAGDLAVAAVLTSLYPVGTILLARIVLKERIAKSQTVGIFLAMAACGLLAMN is encoded by the coding sequence GTGACCATCATCTTTGGTTTACTGTCCGCCTTTTCTTATGGCTACGCGGACTTCGTGGGGGCACTGGCCGCCAAAAGAGTCCGAGCCATCTCGGTCACAACGATTTCCTTCAGCTTTGGATTGCTGATCGCTCTGGTGCTGAGCATCCCGATCGGTGCCAACTATTCGCCCGCAGCTATTAGCACCGGCATCTACGCCGGTGTCGCATCCGGCATTGCAATAAGTTGCCTTTACGCAGCACTCGCCCTCGGACCCATTTCCATAGTTAGCCCACTAACGGCTGTTATCAGCGCGGTGATTCCGGTTCTGTTTGATCTTGCGACCGGCACTCAGCTCGGGCCCTATTCGATTTTGGCGATCGTGCTGGTGCTAATCGCTGTGGTGCTGGTGGCGTTTGTGCCGGGGCCAGATGTTCGGCTTCCAAGTCTCAGGGCTATGGTTTTTTCAGTTGGGTCGGGGCTTGGCTTTGCCGGCATCTTTGTATTTTTAGATTCAGCTCCCTCAGACAGCGGGCTCTCAACACTGGTCGTAATGCGAGTGGTTGGGATCGCACTGATGCTGCTAGGGCTGAGCTACTTGTTTTTCACATCAAAGCCCGCCCACTTCCTTGAGCCGCAATTGTTCTCCAAGTCGCTAGTGTGGCTGGTGTTGCTTGCTGGCTCAGGCGATGTGCTGGGCAACGTTGCCTTTCTAGTCGCCACCAGGGCTGGAGATCTTGCAGTGGCAGCGGTGCTGACATCGCTCTATCCAGTGGGGACAATTTTGCTGGCGAGGATTGTTTTGAAAGAAAGAATTGCCAAGAGTCAAACAGTCGGGATTTTCCTGGCCATGGCAGCCTGCGGGCTGCTAGCAATGAACTGA
- a CDS encoding nuclear transport factor 2 family protein: METSSIDIGIIKLLDDYFEVIHAQNMELFDQVFHPQCCLYSSKDSEPVLRPYELYRSQVAGRQSPAELGNPRKDEILMVDQLSDTMALAKVQLQMFGGVMQDYLNLIKLDGKWWVIAKLYEQVGTY; encoded by the coding sequence GTGGAGACCTCAAGTATCGACATTGGCATCATAAAGCTGCTTGATGACTACTTCGAGGTCATTCACGCCCAAAACATGGAGCTGTTTGATCAGGTCTTTCACCCGCAGTGCTGCCTCTACTCCTCCAAGGATTCAGAGCCAGTGCTGAGACCCTACGAGCTTTACCGCTCTCAGGTGGCGGGCAGGCAGTCTCCAGCGGAACTGGGTAACCCGCGCAAGGACGAGATTCTCATGGTCGATCAACTAAGTGACACCATGGCCCTTGCCAAGGTTCAGCTGCAAATGTTTGGCGGAGTGATGCAGGACTACCTAAACCTGATCAAGCTTGACGGGAAGTGGTGGGTCATCGCAAAGCTCTACGAGCAGGTTGGCACCTACTAG
- a CDS encoding DHA2 family efflux MFS transporter permease subunit — MSQTKNRWVALLFISLAISLVIIDGTIVNTIFPQVIADLDLTSTEVQWVQESYVLVFASLLLVWGSLADRFGRKLMLVLGILVFVAASVWAGYTESAEAMILARVVQGVGGAMVLPTTLSLVNANFQGKERGIAFAVWGATIGGMVAVGPVLGGWLATDFTWRWAFLINLPLGIIIVAGLLYFLGESKSPQRAGGIDWVGSAISVVMFATLVFGLIEGRVYGWWEINPKNQFQIGDFAWPETGISVIPVSLAISAISTLAFILWERRRERQHKNVLLDLQLFSIASFRNGSIAATIISMGEFGVLFAIPLWLQNVLGLSPVSSGLVLLWLAGGAFMASGIGGALSGKLPAFRAVQIGVLLELVGVAGVGLFASTDLGWGAIAPALFIYGIGIGLATAQLTGVIMVDVPMDKVGQGSGSQSTVRQIGSALGIAVLGTVLFTGTQSSFEDRLSELNVSKEQSVVLVDAVVDSSGGAIPGLAQYLSSVQVPAEAAEEIQIAAGEAFTDGAKLAAWAAGAFLLLGFASTFRLGRKTKTA, encoded by the coding sequence ATGTCTCAGACCAAAAACCGCTGGGTTGCCCTGCTGTTCATCTCGCTGGCCATCTCGCTGGTAATAATTGACGGAACCATCGTCAACACCATTTTCCCTCAGGTGATTGCGGACCTAGACCTCACCTCAACCGAGGTTCAGTGGGTCCAGGAATCCTACGTTTTGGTATTTGCATCCCTGCTTTTGGTTTGGGGATCGCTGGCTGATCGCTTCGGTCGAAAGCTCATGCTGGTTCTAGGCATCCTGGTGTTTGTGGCGGCCTCGGTTTGGGCCGGCTACACCGAGAGTGCAGAGGCCATGATCTTGGCCAGGGTGGTCCAGGGAGTCGGTGGCGCGATGGTGCTCCCCACCACGCTCTCGCTGGTGAACGCCAACTTCCAGGGCAAAGAGCGTGGCATAGCCTTTGCTGTTTGGGGTGCCACCATCGGTGGCATGGTTGCCGTTGGTCCAGTGCTCGGCGGCTGGTTGGCCACCGACTTCACTTGGCGCTGGGCGTTTTTGATCAACCTTCCCCTGGGAATCATCATCGTTGCCGGCTTGCTCTACTTCTTAGGTGAATCAAAGTCACCGCAGCGAGCCGGGGGTATTGACTGGGTTGGTTCAGCCATCTCAGTCGTGATGTTTGCAACCCTGGTATTTGGCCTGATCGAAGGCCGCGTTTACGGCTGGTGGGAAATCAATCCCAAGAACCAGTTCCAGATTGGCGATTTCGCCTGGCCTGAAACTGGCATTTCGGTTATCCCGGTTTCACTCGCAATTTCTGCAATCTCCACGCTGGCTTTTATCCTCTGGGAGCGCAGGCGCGAACGCCAGCACAAGAATGTGCTGCTGGATCTGCAGCTGTTCTCAATTGCCTCTTTCCGCAACGGTTCAATCGCCGCCACCATCATCTCGATGGGTGAATTCGGAGTCCTGTTTGCCATCCCGCTTTGGCTGCAGAACGTGTTGGGCCTAAGCCCGGTCAGCTCCGGTCTGGTACTGCTGTGGCTGGCCGGTGGTGCATTCATGGCCTCTGGTATCGGTGGAGCACTCTCCGGAAAGTTACCGGCCTTCAGAGCGGTTCAGATTGGCGTCCTGCTTGAACTGGTTGGAGTTGCGGGAGTTGGGCTTTTTGCCTCCACAGACCTCGGCTGGGGAGCAATCGCTCCAGCGCTATTTATCTACGGCATCGGTATTGGATTGGCAACCGCACAGTTGACCGGCGTAATCATGGTTGATGTCCCGATGGACAAAGTGGGGCAAGGTTCTGGTTCGCAGTCCACGGTTCGTCAAATCGGCTCTGCACTTGGAATAGCAGTTTTAGGAACCGTGCTATTCACCGGCACGCAGTCATCCTTTGAGGATCGCCTGAGCGAACTCAATGTTTCTAAAGAGCAGTCAGTTGTTCTAGTTGACGCTGTCGTCGACTCTTCGGGTGGGGCTATCCCCGGCTTGGCTCAGTACCTCAGTTCAGTCCAGGTCCCAGCCGAGGCGGCTGAAGAGATTCAAATTGCCGCGGGAGAGGCTTTTACTGACGGAGCTAAGTTGGCAGCTTGGGCAGCCGGAGCCTTCCTGCTGCTCGGCTTTGCCTCAACCTTCAGACTGGGAAGAAAAACTAAGACAGCCTAG
- the tilS gene encoding tRNA lysidine(34) synthetase TilS, translating into MEKIIESRTMPVRPRLTSAVADARRAVRESLQILNLHKGELVLAAVSGGGDSVALAAALAFEAPRMGLAGGAVIVDHGLQSGSEDIAHQAKLTCEGLGLHPVLVVKVEVKPNGEGLEAAARAARYQAIERVRISEGAAAVLTGHNLEDQAETVLLGLARGSGLTSISGMESFDPARNLLRPFLGLSRSDLRTACRDQGLNFWEDPHNQDPKFLRVRARNLLATLEQELGPGFASALARTAGMAAEADEVITALAGELTASAKLSATAKSVAYQVSKFAEAPRAVRTKALHLIATAAGAGGATQAQIQQVEELITNWHGQKPASLSGITVERVKDQLIFTKTKPQNPGAC; encoded by the coding sequence TTGGAAAAGATTATCGAATCGAGAACCATGCCAGTGCGACCAAGGCTCACCAGTGCGGTGGCGGACGCTCGGCGTGCGGTTCGAGAGTCGCTGCAGATTCTGAACCTTCACAAGGGTGAATTGGTTCTGGCGGCAGTATCCGGCGGCGGGGATTCAGTCGCTCTCGCAGCCGCTCTGGCGTTTGAGGCGCCGCGCATGGGGCTTGCCGGCGGTGCGGTAATTGTGGATCACGGTCTTCAGTCGGGATCTGAGGATATCGCCCACCAGGCCAAGCTGACTTGTGAGGGGCTGGGATTGCACCCGGTTCTGGTGGTCAAGGTTGAAGTTAAACCAAACGGAGAGGGCTTGGAGGCTGCTGCCAGAGCTGCCCGCTATCAGGCCATTGAGCGCGTCCGGATCTCGGAGGGGGCTGCCGCGGTGCTAACCGGGCACAATCTTGAGGATCAGGCCGAGACCGTGCTGCTTGGGTTGGCCAGGGGTTCCGGCCTCACTTCGATCTCCGGTATGGAAAGTTTCGATCCCGCTAGAAATCTGCTCAGACCGTTCTTAGGACTATCTAGATCGGACCTCAGAACCGCCTGCCGAGACCAGGGATTGAATTTTTGGGAGGACCCGCACAATCAAGACCCGAAGTTTTTGCGAGTTAGGGCCAGAAACCTACTTGCCACGCTGGAGCAAGAGCTCGGGCCGGGCTTTGCCTCGGCGCTCGCGAGGACCGCGGGCATGGCGGCAGAGGCTGACGAGGTTATAACCGCCTTGGCAGGCGAACTGACTGCCTCGGCAAAGCTTTCTGCAACGGCCAAGAGCGTGGCTTACCAAGTGTCGAAGTTTGCGGAAGCTCCACGCGCAGTCCGAACCAAGGCACTTCACCTAATCGCCACCGCCGCCGGAGCGGGGGGAGCAACCCAGGCCCAAATTCAGCAGGTTGAGGAGCTGATCACCAATTGGCACGGGCAGAAACCTGCCTCGCTATCTGGCATTACAGTAGAGCGGGTAAAAGACCAGCTGATCTTTACCAAGACCAAGCCCCAAAACCCAGGAGCCTGCTAG
- the hpt gene encoding hypoxanthine phosphoribosyltransferase, with translation MHLNHPDIKEVLVTAEQIREKIQELAPKIDAFYADKDVLLVGILKGAVPFMADLSRAMQIPTKQDWMAVSSYGSGTVSSGVVRILKDLDTDVKDRNVLIVEDIIDSGLTLSWLTANLKARGAASVEIVTLLRKPDAAKVEIAVRWVGFDIPNEFVVGYGLDFNESYRSMDGVGILSPAVYS, from the coding sequence GTGCATCTCAACCACCCGGACATCAAAGAAGTTCTAGTCACCGCGGAGCAGATTCGGGAGAAGATTCAAGAGCTAGCTCCAAAAATTGACGCTTTCTACGCGGACAAAGATGTTTTGCTGGTGGGAATTCTCAAGGGTGCGGTCCCGTTCATGGCTGATCTCTCGAGGGCCATGCAGATTCCGACCAAGCAGGATTGGATGGCGGTTTCCTCCTACGGTTCTGGGACGGTTTCCTCGGGCGTGGTTCGAATTCTCAAAGACTTGGACACCGATGTCAAAGATCGCAATGTGCTGATCGTTGAAGACATCATCGACTCCGGCCTCACGCTTTCCTGGCTCACAGCCAACCTCAAGGCCCGTGGGGCAGCATCTGTAGAGATTGTGACGCTGCTGCGCAAGCCAGATGCGGCGAAGGTTGAAATAGCTGTCAGATGGGTGGGGTTTGATATCCCCAATGAGTTTGTTGTCGGTTACGGACTCGATTTCAACGAGTCCTACCGGTCAATGGACGGCGTTGGGATTCTGTCCCCAGCCGTCTACAGCTAG
- the folE gene encoding GTP cyclohydrolase I: MQADRIKAAVRELLIAIGENPDRPELSATPSKVADAYQSFFKGIGKDPLDALGELFPAEHNEAVILKDIELVSICEHHLLPFTGFAHIAYLPSAKVAGLGRLASVIEILASRPQLQENLTAQVADALMQGLDAQGVVVVIEARHQCVASRGARQPEVNTITMATRGKFSDPVQRAEVMGLIGR, translated from the coding sequence GTGCAAGCTGATCGGATAAAGGCTGCGGTTCGCGAGCTGCTGATTGCTATCGGCGAGAATCCGGATCGCCCAGAGCTTTCTGCAACCCCCTCCAAAGTAGCCGACGCCTACCAGTCCTTTTTCAAAGGAATCGGTAAAGATCCGCTCGATGCCCTGGGAGAACTCTTTCCCGCGGAGCACAACGAGGCGGTAATCCTCAAGGACATCGAGCTGGTCTCAATCTGCGAGCACCACCTGCTCCCTTTTACTGGATTTGCTCACATTGCCTACCTGCCATCGGCGAAGGTTGCCGGGCTTGGCCGGTTAGCCAGCGTCATTGAGATACTTGCCTCTCGACCCCAGCTCCAGGAGAACCTGACTGCCCAAGTTGCCGATGCCTTGATGCAGGGCTTGGATGCCCAGGGCGTTGTAGTGGTTATCGAGGCTCGTCACCAGTGCGTTGCTAGTCGCGGTGCCAGACAGCCCGAGGTCAATACCATCACCATGGCGACCAGAGGAAAGTTCTCTGATCCGGTCCAGCGTGCCGAGGTAATGGGGCTGATCGGCCGATGA
- a CDS encoding DUF3073 domain-containing protein, which produces MGRGRQKAKNTKVARELKYYSPATDYSALEAELSTKSGDDQYEDKWADLYEDDEEEPAAPDDDRVVELDDEK; this is translated from the coding sequence ATGGGGCGTGGCCGTCAAAAAGCAAAGAACACCAAGGTCGCCAGAGAGCTGAAGTACTACAGCCCGGCCACCGATTACTCTGCCCTGGAGGCTGAGTTGAGCACTAAGTCCGGTGACGATCAGTACGAGGACAAGTGGGCTGACCTCTACGAGGACGACGAAGAAGAACCTGCCGCTCCCGACGATGACCGCGTAGTCGAACTCGACGACGAGAAGTAG
- the ftsH gene encoding ATP-dependent zinc metalloprotease FtsH — MKKFLRGPWLWIGLALAVMLIGSQLMTAQQYTKVDTQVGLELIETGKAKTVKIFDGDQRVDVVLSQADAEYGDHIQFFYAMGREVAVAQAVAAAPVQDGWTDEVVRTPWYVALLGSLLPIIILVALFWFLMGSMGGGGRGVMNFGKSRAKMVTKETSSITFKDVAGIEEAMEELVEIKDFLKDPKKFQEMGAKIPRGVLLYGPPGTGKTLVAKAVAGEAGVPFFSISGSDFVEMFVGVGASRVRDLFDQAKQAAPAIIFVDEIDAVGRHRGTGIGGGNDEREQTLNQLLVEMDGFDTNTNVILIAATNRPDVLDPALLRPGRFDRQVGVSSPDLKGREQILGIHAKNKPLSEDVDLELVARRTPGFTGADLANVLNEAALLAARLNRKVIDNEIIDEAIDRVIGGPQKKSTLMRDHERLITAYHEAGHALVAGSLNHSDPVTKITILPRGRALGYTMVMPMEDRYSITRNQLLDQIAYAMGGRIAEEIVFKDPTTGASNDFEKATSIARTMVTKYGMSQRVGAISLGSGSSEPFLGRDLGSQREYSNELAQQVDAEVRIILDGALDEAHKALTSNRVILDRLAKALLEQETLNQDEIAKIFKGIKKLPDRTTWRSSTKRTLSTKGPIAVPRRKVKQLEALPEEPKPETKEESAS; from the coding sequence ATGAAAAAGTTTTTGCGCGGTCCCTGGTTGTGGATTGGGTTGGCACTTGCCGTAATGCTGATTGGTAGCCAGTTGATGACTGCCCAGCAGTACACCAAGGTTGACACCCAGGTTGGTCTCGAGCTGATTGAGACCGGCAAGGCCAAGACCGTCAAAATCTTTGACGGCGATCAGCGGGTCGATGTTGTGCTCAGCCAGGCGGATGCCGAATACGGTGACCACATTCAGTTCTTCTACGCCATGGGTCGAGAGGTCGCGGTTGCTCAGGCAGTTGCGGCAGCGCCTGTTCAAGACGGTTGGACCGATGAGGTGGTCCGCACCCCCTGGTACGTTGCCCTGCTCGGTTCCCTGCTTCCGATCATCATTCTGGTTGCGCTGTTCTGGTTCCTGATGGGATCAATGGGTGGCGGTGGCCGAGGGGTCATGAACTTCGGTAAGTCCAGAGCCAAGATGGTCACCAAGGAGACTTCGAGCATCACCTTCAAAGATGTCGCAGGCATCGAAGAGGCTATGGAGGAGCTTGTTGAAATCAAGGACTTCCTAAAGGACCCAAAGAAGTTCCAGGAGATGGGAGCGAAGATTCCTCGCGGAGTTTTGCTCTACGGCCCTCCAGGAACCGGTAAGACTTTGGTTGCCAAAGCTGTCGCAGGCGAGGCCGGCGTGCCATTTTTCTCTATCTCCGGATCGGACTTTGTGGAGATGTTTGTGGGTGTCGGTGCTTCGAGGGTTCGAGATCTTTTTGACCAGGCCAAGCAGGCCGCCCCGGCAATCATTTTCGTGGATGAAATTGACGCGGTTGGTCGCCACCGCGGTACCGGCATCGGTGGCGGAAACGATGAGCGCGAGCAAACCCTGAACCAGCTATTGGTTGAGATGGACGGCTTTGACACCAACACCAACGTAATCCTGATTGCCGCTACAAACCGGCCGGACGTGCTCGACCCAGCCCTGCTGCGTCCAGGCCGTTTTGACCGTCAGGTCGGGGTGTCCTCGCCGGATCTAAAGGGCAGGGAGCAGATCCTCGGGATTCACGCCAAGAACAAGCCGCTGTCCGAGGATGTCGATCTTGAGCTGGTCGCCAGAAGAACCCCCGGCTTCACCGGAGCCGACTTGGCCAACGTGTTGAACGAAGCTGCACTTTTGGCAGCGCGACTGAACCGCAAGGTGATCGACAACGAGATTATTGATGAGGCCATTGATCGCGTCATTGGCGGACCTCAGAAGAAGTCCACCCTGATGCGGGACCACGAGCGCCTAATCACCGCCTACCACGAGGCAGGCCACGCCCTGGTTGCCGGCAGCCTGAACCACTCGGACCCGGTAACCAAAATCACTATCCTCCCCAGAGGTCGGGCCCTCGGTTACACCATGGTGATGCCAATGGAGGATCGCTACTCGATCACCAGAAACCAGTTGCTGGATCAAATTGCCTATGCCATGGGTGGTCGAATCGCCGAGGAAATTGTTTTCAAGGACCCAACCACCGGTGCATCAAATGACTTCGAGAAGGCCACCAGCATCGCCCGCACCATGGTTACCAAATACGGCATGAGCCAGCGCGTTGGGGCAATTTCGCTGGGGAGCGGATCTTCCGAGCCATTCCTGGGAAGAGACCTGGGTTCGCAGCGCGAATACTCCAACGAGTTAGCCCAGCAGGTTGATGCCGAAGTCCGAATCATCCTGGATGGGGCGCTCGATGAGGCCCACAAGGCCCTAACCTCCAACCGAGTGATCTTGGACCGCTTGGCCAAAGCGCTCCTGGAGCAGGAGACTCTGAACCAAGACGAAATCGCCAAGATCTTCAAGGGGATTAAGAAGCTTCCAGATCGCACCACCTGGCGTTCCTCCACCAAGCGCACCCTCAGCACCAAGGGACCAATCGCGGTTCCAAGGCGCAAGGTTAAGCAGCTTGAAGCTCTTCCAGAGGAGCCAAAGCCCGAGACCAAGGAAGAAAGTGCAAGCTGA